In Sorghum bicolor cultivar BTx623 chromosome 10, Sorghum_bicolor_NCBIv3, whole genome shotgun sequence, one genomic interval encodes:
- the LOC8070744 gene encoding uncharacterized protein LOC8070744, whose product MAGAGLVPQAIVLALGAGALGGADALRLLLQFAGRISPAVDLAICIVVISLLTAPLLGTMLLARFVRKAGPGGGGATATPATDLFARMTATVSVGAALLVTACLLLLVPGGAVRLPIDFAVVVKNLVLVTAVLAICAAFAFAAAGYLPVPGAVHLRARRFFRRADSVGRPAPAAPATAIKIVVVFLVAVSSSLVASGGFDAHARLLVPEFHWRRRRRMVTMPVGVAVVTVAGITLLVRCSRRGA is encoded by the coding sequence ATGGCGGGTGCGGGTCTTGTTCCGCAGGCCATTGTGCTCGCCCTCGGCGCCGGTGCGTTGGGCGGCGCCGACGCACTGCGCCTCCTGCTCCAGTTCGCGGGGCGGATCAGCCCCGCCGTGGACCTCGCCATCTGCATCGTCGTCATCAGCCTTCTCACCGCCCCGCTTCTCGGCACCATGCTGCTGGCGCGCTTCGTCCGCAAGGCCGGCCCGGGCGGTGGCGGTGCCACTGCCACGCCGGCCACGGACCTCTTCGCCCGGATGACCGCGACGGTGTCCGTCGGCGCCGCCCTCCTCGTCACCGcgtgcctcctcctcctcgtgcccGGCGGCGCCGTCCGCCTCCCGATCGACTTCGCCGTCGTCGTCAAGAACCTGGTCTTGGTCACCGCCGTCCTCGCCATCTGCGCCGCCTTCGCCTTCGCCGCCGCCGGTTACCTTCCGGTTCCGGGCGCCGTGCATCTGCGGGCCCGCCGCTTCTTCCGCAGGGCGGACAGCGTAGGCAGGCCCGCGCCTGCTGCGCCCGCCACGGCGATCAAGATCGTTGTGGTGTTCCTGGTCGCCGTGTCGTCGTCTCTCGTCGCGTCCGGCGGATTTGACGCGCACGCGCGGCTCCTCGTTCCCGAATTCCACTGGCGGCGGAGGCGCCGCATGGTCACCATGCCCGTCGGGGTCGCAGTCGTTACGGTCGCTGGCATCACGCTTCTTGTCCGGTGCTCACGCAGGGGCGCGTAA
- the LOC110431256 gene encoding uncharacterized protein LOC110431256: MASFIAFTVFFGFNAVLCCLQLPTMTTTTAQASQQSQSGLALVLRLAAAALVPAVLATLTLTPLLTFAHVMELARAKAAGNGGAAARLVVAGLARATLLAATAALLAGAVVQLGADGHLDRGRGDVARLNIK, from the coding sequence ATGGCATCCTTCATCGCGTTCACCGTTTTCTTCGGCTTCAACGCCGTCCTCTGCTGCCTCCAACTCCCCACCATGACCACGACCACGGCCCAGGCTTCGCAGCAGTCGCAGAGTGGCCTCGCGCTCGTGCTGCGCCTGGCCGCGGCCGCTCTCGTCCCGGCGGTCCTGGCCACGCTCACGCTCACTCCGCTGCTCACGTTCGCGCACGTTATGGAGCTCGCCCGTGCCAAGGCGGCGGGCAACGGCGGTGCCGCGGCACGTCTCGTCGTGGCGGGGCTTGCCAGGGCGACCCTCCTCGCGGCGACGGCGGCTCTCCTCGCGGGCGCCGTGGTGCAGCTCGGCGCCGACGGCCACCTCGATCGCGGGCGCGGCGACGTCGCGCGCCTCAACATCAAGTGA